ATTGTAAAACcgttttttttttttgttgcgtTGTCAGTTCAAGTCTTGTTATATTTGCTCCTGTCCTCCCTGCCTCACTCAGTGCCCGCTGCTAACCACTCCTGGCCTTCTGCAGGGATAGACATGCTCAGTCTGGGTATCGAACCCTCCGCAGGttcgagcgggggggggggtggtctggctcgctccctcaccgcccccctccccacttccaatCAAGATGTGGcaatggactggggtgaacacagtaagaagtctcacaacaccaggttaaagtcccaacaggtttacgtggaatcacgagctttcggagtgccgctccttcctcctccactcacctgctgaaggagcagtgtgccgaaagctcgtgattccacgtaaacctgttggagttgaacctggtgttgagagacttcctcCTGTGCCTGTTACTCAGAGGCTGTGGGAGGAACGGTTTATAAAATGTCAGGAGTTGCTGGTAACCAATGATCGATCTCCGCTGTTTTTAGATGTTTTTGATAAATGGatacaattaaaaaaaaacttgaactGTGTTTTGTGAGATTACTTTATTCAGTGAAAGGGAGGGTGGCATGTAGGGACGCTGACGGAACGCACTGCTTCCATATTCCACACCTGGTACAGGAAGCTCCACCTCACCATCAATCCAGAGAAATCAAACATCCTGTACAATAAAACACACAACGCATCAGCCCCTGAACATcgtgcagcaagatcccaccctgTAACACTCTGCTGGGTTGAGAGGGGGTGgactttcctcctcctcttccccacccACAATCTGGAAAGATAACTGGCTGATTGCTTTGGACTGAGGGGAATTCTCACTGTGTTAGGCTGTGTCGCTCAGACTGATCTACCTTACACCCACTCTAACTCAgagatatatcagagagttacaaatacccctcactgtaacattggcaatgtttagaacatagaaaaactacagcacaaacagacccttcagcccacaagttgcgccggtcatgtccctaactacctataaccctcaatcctattaagtcccatgttatgctgcaactgtacaggaccttggtgagaccacatttggaatattgtgtgcagttctggtcacctcactataagaaggatgtggaagcactggaaagagtgcagaggggatttaccaggatgctgcctggtttggagggtaggtcttatgaggaaaggttgagggagctagggctgttctcactggagcggaggaggctgaggggagacttaatagaggtttataaaatgatgaaggggatagagtgaacattcaaagactatttcctcaggtggatggagctattacaagggggcataactatagggttcgtggtgggagatataggaaggatatcagaggtaggttctttacgcagagagtggttggggtgtggaatggactgcctgcagtgatagtggagtcagacactttaggacatttaagcggttattggataggcacatggagcacaccaggatgatagggagtgggatagcttgatcttggtttcagataatgctcggcacaacatcgtgggccgaagggcctgttctgtgctgtactgttctatgttctactcatccagaagtctcttaaaagaccctatcaagtttgcctccaccaccactgacggcagtcgattccactcactcaccaccctcagtgaaaaacatacccctgacatctcctctgtacctactccccagcaccttaaacctgtgtcctctcgtagcagccatttcagccctgggaggaAGCCACCCgatatatacctctatcaggtcacctctcatccttcgtctctccaaggagaaaagaccgagctccctcagcctatcctcataaggcatgccactcaatccaggcaacatccttgtaaatctctgcaccctttctatggcttccacatccctcctgtaatgaggcgaccagaactgagcacagtactccaagtggggtctgacaagggtcttataaagctgcatcattatctcccaactcctaaactcaatccctcgattgataaaggccagcacaccgtacgccttcttaaccacctcctctgcctatgaggctgatttaagagtcctatggacccggaccccaaggtccttctgatcctctacactgcttgtgtcttacccttgatattatactccttcatcccatttgacctgccaaaatgtaccactacacatttatccgggttgaagtccatctgccacttctccgcccagtcttgcatcctatctatgtcacactacagcttctgacatccctccagactatccacaacaccaccaaccttcgtgtcgtcggcaaacttaccaacccatccctccacttcctcatccaggtcatttatgaaaatgacaaacagcaagggtcccagaacaagatccctggggcactccactggtgaccaacctccattcagaaaaagacccgtcgacaaccactctctgccttctgcaggcaagccagttctggatccacaaggcaacagccccttggatcccatgccctctcactttctcgagaagtcttgcatgggggaccttatcgaacgccttgctgaagtccatgtaaaccacatctaccgcttttccttcgtcaatgtgtttagtcacattttcaaagaactccaccaggctcgtaaggcacgatttgcctttgacaaagccgtgctgactacttttgagcacactaaacttctctaaatgtttaaTGGTTACAGTCGATAGGACTGGGATATCCTAGTTGAGATGTATCTGTAACATTCCACAAACTCACTGGTCGGTTTTAACTGTAGAACTTTCTCAAAGTATTTCGGAAGCAAAACTCCCTCCTCATTCCCAGGAGTCAAGATCACCTGATTTGTGGAAAAATAGAACGGAATTCCATCTGAAAAAGAAGAGAATGTCCGGAAGCATTGCGGTGGTGAAGGGATCTTGGAAAGAAAGTCTGCGAGCTTGACTTACCGCTCAGAGCGCTCCTTATCCCGATGAAGATGGCCAGATCACAGTTACCTCGCATACCTGTGGGGTGCGGAGAGGAAACGTTACAGACTGCGCAACATCATTACAAACTGAGAGACCCCAGGACTGTCAGTGACACGGCCACTGGGCTGCATAGTAACCACATCCTGTTTACGGTCACTGCACCAGACATTGGCTCAGGTCAGACACTAACGTCCCACACCCTGATTGTAATCTCCACATAGATTGGGTAAATCGAATCAGCCACAATGCCGTGgcggaggaattcctggagtgtatgcgCGATGGTTTCCTGGACCAATACGTggaggaaccaaccagagagcaggccatctcagactgggtactgtgtaatgagaaggaaaTCATTGCCAATCTCACTGTACAAGACCCCTcgggggatgagcgaccataacatgatagaattgtttatcaagatggagagtgaagtagttgattcagagactagggtgcagaatcttaataaaggaaactatggggatatgaggcgtgagttggccttgatagattggggagagttacttaaagggatgacagtggataggcaatggcaaacattcaagaaacgcatgggggaactgcagcaactgtttattcctgtctggtaaaatgggtaagagggccaatccatagcttacaaaggaaattagagagagtatccgattggataggtaactggctgtctgatcgaagatagagggtggtggtggatggaaaattttcggactggaggcaggttgctagcggagtgccgcagggatcagtgcttggtcctctgctctttgtgatttttattaatgacttagaggagggggctgaagggtggatcagtaaatttgctgatgacaccaagattggtggagtagtggatgaggtggagggctgttgtaggctgcaaagagacatagataggatgcaaagctgggctgaaaaatggcagatggagtttaaccctgataaatgtgaggtgattcattttggtaggacaaatttaaatgtggattacagggtcaaaggtagggttctgaagactgtggaggaacagagagatctgggggtcCATatacacagatctctaaaggttgccactcaagtggatagagctgtgaagaaggcctatagtgtgttagcttttattaacagggggttggagtttaagagccgtggggttatgctgcaactgtacaggaccttggtgagaccacatttggaatattgtgtgcagttctggtcacctcactataagaaggatgtggaagcgctggaaagagtgcagaggagatttaccaggatgctgtctggtttggagggtaggtcttatgaggaaaggttgagggagctagggctgttctctctggagcggaggaggctgaggggagacttaatagaggtttataaaatgatgaaggggatagatagagtgaacgttcaaagactatttcctcgggtggatggagctattacaagggggcataactatagggttcgtggtgggagatataggaaggatgtccgaggtaggttctttacgcagagagtggttggggtgtggaacggactgcctgctgtgatagtggagtcggacactttaggaactttcaagcggttattggataggcacatggagcacaccaggatgatagggagtgggatagcttgatcttggtttcagataaagcttggcacaacatggtgggccgaagggcctgttctgtgctgtactgctctatgttctataagcAAGAAGCAGacagattggccaagataaataataggtctgaggattgggagcagtttagaattcagcaaagaaggaccaagggattgattaagaaggggaaaatacaggacgaaagtaagcttgcaggggacatagactgacactaagagtttctatagatacatgaagagaaagaggttggtgaagacaaatgtaggtcccctgcagacagaaacgggggaaatGTATGATAGgggataaagaaatggccgagtaactgaatacatactttgattctgtcttcacaaaagacacAAATCAGGTGCCAGAAATGTtgaagaatgcaagatttagtgagagggaagaactgagggagatcaatattagtagagaaatggtgctgggaaagttgatgggattgaaggcagataaatccccaaggcctgataatctacatcccagagtacttaaggaagtggctctcgaaattgtggatgcattggtggtcatcttccaggattctagaaactctggaacagttcctggaaattggagggtagtgaatgtcactccaatattcaaaaagggaggtagagagaaaatagggaattatagaccagtaagcttaacatcaatagtggggaaaattctcaaatccattatcaaggactttatcgcagagcatttggaaa
This Mustelus asterias unplaced genomic scaffold, sMusAst1.hap1.1 HAP1_SCAFFOLD_4958, whole genome shotgun sequence DNA region includes the following protein-coding sequences:
- the trpt1 gene encoding tRNA 2'-phosphotransferase 1, producing the protein VEELELFPISLEAGNVPDQAVHGTYLRHWPSIKSDGLRSMSRTHIHLATGLPEDGGVVSGMRGNCDLAIFIGIRSALSDGIPFYFSTNQVILTPGNEEGVLLPKYFEKVLQLKPTRCLISLD